The sequence CGCCACCCTCGGCATGGACGCCTTCTCGGGCACGCCGGAGCAGCTCGGCACCTTCGTGAACGAGCAGCTCGTGCTGTGGGAGAAGCTGATCACGAACGCGAAGATCGAGAAGCAGTAGGGTCCGCCACTGCTACTGTCATCGCCCGCGCAGGCGGGCGATCCAGTACTTCGAGACGGCGCGGCTAGAACCGAGAAGCTACGGCGTACTGGATGCCCCGCCTGCGCGGGGCATGACGGCGAGAGGATGGAAAAAGGTGGGCACAACGCGCTTGCGCGTCTTTGCCCACCCGACGAATTCAGCGCAAGGCCTTACGCCGCGCGCACCTTAGCGAGGAAGCTGTCGACGGCGCTGCGCAGCGCGCCGGACTGGTTGTCCAGCTCGCGAGCGTTGGTGAGCACGTCGGTGGCCGCACTTCCGGTCGCCTCCGCCGCCGAGGTGACGCTGCCGATATGGGCGTTGATCTCGCTCGAACCGGCCGCGACCGACTGGATGTTGCGGGCGATCTCGCGGGTGGCCTCGCCCTGCTGCTCGATCGATGCGGAAATGCCGGCGGTGATCTCGCTCATCTCGGCGATGGTCTGGGTGATGCCGGAGATGGCCGTGACCGCGTCGCTGGTCGAGGTCTGCATCGCCGCGACCTGCGCGGAGATCTCCTCGGTTGCCTTCGCGGTCTGGTTGGCGAGCGCCTTGACCTCGGAAGCTACGACGGCGAAACCGCGGCCGGATTCACCGGCGCGGGCCGCCTCGATGGTGGCATTGAGCGCGAGCAGATTGGTCTGCGCGGCGATCGAATGGATCAGCTTGACGACCTCGCCGATCTTCTCGGCGCCGGTGGAGAGCACCTGCACGGTGGCGTTGGTGCGCTCGGCGTCGCTGACGGCGCGGCTCGCCACTTCGGTCGAGCGGGTGACTTGGCGGGAGATCTCCGCAACCGAGCTCGACAGCTCTTCGGCGGCAGCCGCAACCGTCCCGACATTGCCGGAGGCCTTTTGCGAGGCCGCACCGACCGTCGCGGCGCGCGAGGAGGCGTCGCTCGCAGTCGCGGTCATCGACTGCGCCGTGCTCTGCATGCCGGCGGCGGCCGAGGACACCGAGCGGACGATGCCGTTGACGCTGCGCTCGAAGTCGCTGGCGATGCCCTCCATCGCACTGCGACGTTCCGCCGCGGCACGGTCCTTGGCATCGGCCTCGGTCTTCTCGAGGTCGCGGATGCGAACGGCGTTGTCCTTGAAGGTCTGGACGGTGGCAGCCATCGCACCGACTTCGTCGCCGCGACCGACACCCGGGATGTCGCCTTCGAGCTTGCCGTCGGCGAGATCCTTCATCCGTGCGCCGAGCAGCGCCAGCGGACGGCTGATGCTGCGCCCAAGCAGCCAGGCGACGCTGCCTGCAACGATCATGATGCCGAGCATGGCCAGGCCGAGCATCCAATAGACCGGTCCCATCTTCGCGTCGATGTCGTCGAGATAGGCGCCGGTGCCGATGAACATGTCGAGACCGGGAACGGCCATCGCGTAGCCGATCTTGCGGATCAACGTGTTCTCGCCCGGCTTCACGTACTCGTAGTAAAGCATCGTGTCGCCGTTGGCTTTCACCCCCGCCATTAGTTCGCGGTTCAGCTTGCGGCCGTTGGTTTCGACGTCCATTCGGTTGATACCGACCTGCTTGGGATCGGGCGCGAGCTGCGTGATGCCGTCATAGGAGGTGCCGAACAGATAGCCGGAGCCCTTGTCGTAGGTCATCGCGTTGCCGTAGCGACGAAGCTCGGCCATTGCGGCGTCCTTCGTCATCTCACCTGCGTCGACTCGCTTCTTCAGTGTGAGCGCGTAATTGCGGCCCATCTCGACAATCGCCTTGGCTTGGTCGATGCGCGCGTTCACCATCTCCTGCTTCATCAGGTAGCCGGCGAGGACACCGGAGATGCACAGGCCGAACAAGGTGACGCCGACAAGAATGCCGAGCTTCGGGACGATCTTCAGATTGCTCAACTTCACGGGAGGGCTCCGGCAATAATGGGATACGGGCGCGCGATCAGATCGATAGGAATCGAATCAACTTTTAGGGGGCGATGCCTTAGCAAGTTACTTACGAGCCTCCGTAGAAGCCCGGAAACGGCCCCTCGAATCGCGAATTTATCTCCGCATCAGCAACCGGGAATTGTACGCCCTGCCCTCGATTTCGCGTAAAAGAGGCAAGGCTCGCCCCTCAAAGCGCGGGTCGCAACAACAACCGACAAACCAAATCGGGAGCCGAAAATGCCGAAATACAGGGTGGTGACGCCGAAGGGCGCGAGCTTCACGGTCGCGGGCAGCGATTATTCCTTCGAGCAGGAAGCGCTCGATCCGATCGATGCCGAGATCGTCGAGGCGCCGGCCGACGAGGCCGGGTTCATCGCCGCCGCGAAAAATGCCGACGCCATCTATGCCAAGGGCATTCCGATCACCAAGACCATCATCGACGCGCTGGAGAGCTGCAAGGTCATCACGCTCGGCTCGGTCGGCGTCGACAGCGTCGACGTCAAGGCCGCCACCGCCCGCGGCATTCCTGTCACCAACATTCCCGACACCTTCATCGAGGAGGTCGCCGACCACGCCATGATGCTGCTGCTCGCGGGCTTCCGCCGCCTGGTCGAGCAGGACCGCATGGTGCGCGACGGACGTTGGGCCGAGGGCCGGCCGGCGCTGCTCAAGATCCCGAGGCTGATGGGCCAGACGCTCGGCTTCGTCTCGTTCGGACGCGTCGCGCGTGCGGTTGCCAAACGCGCCGCGCCTTTCGGCCTGCGCATGATGGCCTACGATCCCTTCATCCAGGAAACGCTGATGTACGACCACGGCGTGGTCCCGGCGACGCTGAACGAGGTGTTGTCGCAATCCGACTTCGTCTCGATGCATGCCCCCGCGAGGCCCGAGGTGCATCACATGCTGACCGAGAAGCACTTCCGGCAGATGAAGAAGGGCTCGATCTTCATCAACACCGGCCGCGGTGCTACGGTGGACGAGGAGAGCCTGATCAAGGCGCTGCAGGAGGGCTGGATCGCGCATGCCGCCCTCGACGTGCTGGAGAAGGAACCGCCCTCGCACAACAATCCGCTGCTCGGCATGGAGAACGTGACGCTCACCGCACATGTCGCCTCGGCCTCGGCACGGTTCGACGAGGCGCGCAAGCGCCGCGTGGGCTACGAATTGTCACTGGTGCTTCAGGGCATGTGGCCGGTAAGCTGCGTCAATCCGTCGGTGCTGCAGAACACCGCGCTCCGCCGCTGGCAGCCCGTCAGCATGGACCGCGGACCGAACAGCTAGGCGGCCCGGCGCGGCGCGCCGGACGATAGGAACGGCCCTTCACCGGCGATCAACGCCGGGAAGGGAGACATCATAGGGAGGAACTGATGAGGAACGACATCACACGTCGTGATGCCTTGGCGCTGGGCCTGTCCGCTGCAACGCTCGCGGCCACCGGTGCTGCAGCGCAAACATCCAATATCAAGGCTGCCGACGTCCCGGCACCCAAGCGCGAGATCGAGAAGGGCGCGTCCTTGCGCATGCTGCGCCCGGTCCGCTTCGTCCAGGCCGACGAGGACGTGTTCCGCGCCAATGCGGCAAAGTTCACCAAGGACACCGGGGTCGAGGTCAAGGTCGACTTCGTCGGCTGGGAAGACATCAACCAGCAGACCGCGGTGACCTCGAATTCCGGCGCCGGCCCCGATATCATCATCGGCTTCTCCGACGCGCCGCATATCTACATCGACAAGCTGATCGAGCTCACCGACGTCGCCGACTATCTCGGCAAGAAGTACGGCGGCTGGCAGACTCTTGCGAAGACCTATGGGAAGAAGGCCAAGAGCGATACGTGGATCGGGCTGCCGTTCGGCGCCACAGCTGGCCCCCTGATCTATCGCAAGTCCATTCTTAAGTCAGTCGGGTTCGACAAGGCTCCGGAAGATCCAGCCGGCTTCCTCGATCTCTGCAAGAAGCTTCAGCAGGCGGGCAAGCCAGCCGGCTTCGCACTGGGCAACGCGGTCGGCGACGGAAACGGCTTTGCGGACTGGATGATGTGGGCGCACAACGCGGCGCTGCTGGACGAGGAGGGCAATGTCACAATCAACAGCAAGGAGACGATCGCGGCACTGAACTTCGTGAAGCAGCTTTACCCGACCTTCATCGCCGGCACGCCGTCTTGGAACGACGTCAGCAACAATCGCGCCTATTCCTCCCAGGAAATCGCGCTGACGGCGAACGGGGTGTCCCTGTACTTCTCGTTGAAGAACGATCCCGCGACCGCCGCCATCGCCGAAGATTCGGAGCATCAGTTGTTGCCGAAGTTCTTTGCGCCGGCCCCGCCGATGTCTGGCCTGACGCTCAACGCAATGGTGTTCAAGCACAGCCCGTACCCGAACGCAGCGAAGGCATTTCTGCAATTCATGCTGGAAAAAGATCAGTACGAGCCCTGGCTCAACGCCAATAGCGGCTACTGGTCGCAGCCGCTCGCAGCCTATGCCGATGCAGCAGTGTGGTCAGGTGATCCGAAGGTCGCAATCTTCAAGAACACCATGAACAACGGCTACTACGCCGGCTATAAAGGTCCGATATCGACGGCCACCGGTGCGGTGCGGGCGGACTATGTCACGGTTCAGATGTTCGCGTCCGTTGCGACCGGCGCGGCCACGCCGGAAGCGGCGGCCGCGGAAGCCGAGCAACGCTGCAAGCGCTACTTCCGCCGGCAGCGGTAGCGCCCGATCGAAACGCCGTCATTGCGAGGAGCACTTGCGGCGAAGCAATCCAGGCCGTAACCGCGGAAGCAGACTGGATTGCTTCGCTTCGCTCGCAATGACGGATGTGGTGACTTTCACAGACAGGACAACGACCCAATGTCCGTGACGACACTTTCCTCTCACGCACTGGCAGCCCGGCAGCCGAACTGGCTGGTGCGGCTGTTCGACTACAAGCCGTTCCTGATCGTGATGTGCCTGGCCCCGGCGCTCGGGCTGCTCGCCGTCTTCCTGACCTACCCGCTCGGCCTCGGCATCTGGCTCGCCTTCACCGACACCACGATCGGCCGTCGCGGCATCTATATCGGGCTGGAGAATTTCCAATATTTGCTCACCGATCCCTTGTGGTGGAACGCGGTTTTCTACAGCGTGTTCTACACGGGTATCGCGACCTTCGGGAAGTTCGCGCTCGGCTTCTGGCTCGCGCTGCTGCTCAACAACCATTTCCCGTTCAAGAGCCTGCTCCGCGCCATCGTGCTGCTGCCCTGGATCGTGCCGACCGTGCTCTCGGCGCTGGCGTTCTGGTGGATCTACGATCCGCAATTCTCGATCATCTCCTACCTGCTGGTCGACGTGCTGCATTGGAAGTCGAGCAATATCGACTTCCTCGGCTCGCCCTGGCCGGCGCGCTTCTCGCTGATCGCCGCCAACATCTGGCGCGGCATCCCCTTCGTTGCGATCTCGCTGCTGGCGGGGCTCCAGACCATCTCGCCCTCGCTCTACGAGGCCGCGATGCTGGACGGGGCCAGCGCCTGGCAGCGCTTCCGCTACATCACCTTCCCGATGATGATGCCGATCCTCGCCATCGTCATGACCTTCTCGATCATCTTCACCTTCACCGACTTCCAGCTCGTCTATGCCATCACCCGCGGCGGTCCCGTGAACTCGACTCATCTCTTGGCGACGCTGGCGTTCCAGCGCGGCATCGCCGGCGGCGAGCTCGGCGAGGGTGCGGCGATCGCCGTCTCGATGATCCCGTTCCTGGTGTTCGCGACGCTGTTTTCCTATTTCGGCCTGGCGCGCCGCAAATGGCAGCAGGGAGAAGCCAATGACTGAGACCGTCGCGCAACCGACCGCGGACGCCAAAGCCGCGCCCGACACCATGGCCTGGGATTCCGGGCTGCGGCGGCTGATGATGATCTACCTGCCGCTCGGCTGCTTCGTGCTGATCCTGCTGTTCCCGTTCTACTGGATGGCGATCACGTCGTTCAAGCCGAACGCGGAGCTGATGAACTACAAGGACCACAACCCGTTCTGGATCTCCTCACCGACGCTCGCTCATATCAAGCACCTCCTGTTCAACACCGCCTATCCGCACTGGCTGAAGACCACGATGCTGGTCGCGATCGGTTCGACCACGCTGTCGCTGATCGCCTCGACGCTGGCGGCCTATGCGATCGAACGCCTGCGCTTCCGCGGCAGCCCTTATGTCGGCCTCGGCATCTATCTCGCTTATCTCGTGCCTCCGTCGATCCTGTTCATTCCGCTCGCTACCGTCGTGGTGCAGTTCGGCCTGTTCGACAGCCCGATCGCGTTGATCCTGGTCTACCCGACGTTCCTGGTGCCGTTCTGCACCTGGCTCCTGATCGGCTATTTCAAGTCGATCCCCTACGAGCTCGAGGAATGCGCGCTGGTCGACGGGGCGACGCGGCTCCAGATCCTGCGGCGGATCACGCTGCCGCTCGCAGTGCCCGGCCTGATCTCGGCCGGCATCTTCTCCTTCACGCTGTCCTGGAACGAGTTCATCTACGCGCTCGCCTTCATCCAGAGCGGCGCCAACAAGACCGTGCCGGTCGCCATCCTGACCGAACTCGTCACCGGCGACGTCTATCAGTGGGGTGCGCTGATGGCGGGCTCGCTGCTCGGCTCGCTGCCGGTTGCGATCTTCTACTCGCTGTTCGTGGACTATTACGTGTCCTCGCTGACGGGCGCGGTAAAGGAGTAGTCGAGACCAGACATGCACCAGCGATGATGCGGCGCGAAACGCGCCTGGCTCGCGTCGGGACTTTACACTCAACGACCGCCTGCATAGGCTCCAAAGCGTTATTTTTTTGTTTCTGGAGCATTTGACATGAAAACGTTGGCATTGATCGTTGTCGCTCCCCTGCTTCTCATGCCTGCCGCATCAAGTGTGCAGGCGCAGACTGGAAGCACCACTGCAACCAAGAGCGCCAAGCAGCCGCCGCAGCAGCAGCAGACGAAGAATTTGCCCCGCTGCAGCCGGGCGATGAAGATGTCCGGAAAACCGTGTTACGGCGGATGAGGCTGGCAGGCGAACAAGCCCCGGCATCGCGTCGGGGTTTGTTCTGCGGCCTTTGGCCCGGCTTCACAAAACTGCAACACGCGAACCGCATAAGGCGTCGTCCGCCAACAGGAGACGCACATGCGCGCGACTTTTCTCAGCACCGTCGCAACGATCATTCTCACCGCGAGCTCCGCGCTCGCACAGAGCGAAGGTGAATTCCCGGCCAAGCTCGCCGGCCACGTGGTGATGCCGGCCGAATCATTCATCGATGCTCCGGCCGATGCGCCCGCCGACCTGAAGACATCCGGCAAATACACGACCGGCAAGCGCGTCGATGCGCCCGGCACCGTGATGGGCAAGTCCTACGAACGGGCGACCGGCGTGTCGCTGCCGTTCAAGGGCCAGCCGCTGCAGGGCCATTCCGGCATCAAGACCATGCCCGACGGCACGTTCTGGGTGATCACCGACAACGGCATGGGCGCCCGCGCCAACTCGCCGGATTCGATGCTGTATCTGAACCGCTACAAAATGGATTGGGCCGGCGGCAAGATAGAGCGGCTGGAGACCATCTTCCTGCACGATCCCGACAAACGCGTCCCCTTCCGCATCGTGCATGAGGACACGCAGAAGCGTTACCTGACCGGCTCGGATTTCGACACCGAGGGCTTCCAGATTGTCGGCGACACCATCTGGATCAGCGACGAGTTCGGTCCCTACATCCTGAAGGCCGACAAGACCGGCAAGATCCTCGGCGTGTTCGATACGGTTGCCGACGGCAAGCCGATGCGCTCGCCGGACAATTGGGCGGTGGGAACGCCGGCCGCGCCGGGTGCGACCTACACCAACGTCAACCTCCGCCGCTCCAAGGGCTATGAGGGCTTTGCCGCGTCCAAGGACGGAAAATTCCTCTACGGCCTGCTCGAAGGGCCGCTCTGGGATGCCGACAAGAAGGACTGGGAGAAGGTCGACGGCAAGGAAGCCGCCCGTATCCTCGAATTCGACGTCGCCGCCGAGAAGTTCACCGGCCGCTACTGGCAGTATGTGTTCGAGCAAAACGGCAACGCCATCGGCGACTTCAACATGATCGATCAGGCCTCCGGCCTCATCATCGAGCGCGACAACGGCGAAGGCACCGCCGACAAGGCCTGCCCGCAAGGCACCCGCGGCGACAATTGCTTCCCTGATCTCGCCAAGTTCAAGCGCATCTACAAGATCGAGCTCACCGACGCCAATGTCGGCAAGCCCGTGCGCAAGATCGGCTATATCGATCTCATGAAGATCAGGGATCCCGACAAGAAGGCGAGGAAGCCGCTCAACGACGGCGTCTACACCTTCCCGTTCTTCACCATCGAGAACGTCGATCGCGTCGACGACACCCACATCATCGTCGGCAACGACAACAACCTGCCGTTCTCGTCCAGCCGCGATCCCAACAAGGCCGACGACGACGAGTTCATACTGCTGGAAGTCGCGGACTTCCTGAAGGCGAAGTGAGCGGAAGCGCTCTCTTCTCCCTCCTCCCGTTCTTGCGGGAGGAGGGTTGGAACGACAGTGGCTCCTCGTCATCCGTCATTGCGAGCGTAGCGAAGCAATCCAGAATCTTTCCGCGGCAGCAGCCTGGATTGCTTCGCTACGCTCGCAATGACGTGGATGGCACTCCATTCCCGCGCTCACGATGGACTCGCAGAGACAGCTTCTCATTCCTAAGGATGGGATAGGACGTGAAAGCCATCAGCGCACCGTAAAGTCCACGGGAATCGTGAAGTCCATCGAGCTGTTCTTGATTTCCGGCGGAATCGGCGGGAACGGCGCGGCCTGCCGGATCATCGACAACGCCTTGGCGTCGAACGCGGCAACGCCGGACGAACTGATACGGCTGGACATGATCTGGCCGCTGCGTCCGATCGTGAAACTCACCCGGACCAGTCCCCGCTGGTCATTACCGCCCGACGGATAGGAATGGAAGCGCATCAAGTGCGCTCGCACGCGCTGGTTATAGGTCGCAACCAGAGACGCGAGAGCGCCCGCGCTCATGGCTGACGCCGCGGGCGCCTCGCGCTCGGCGCGTGGCGGTGCGCTGGTGCGCGGCGCAGGCGGCGCCTCCGACGGCTTTCTGGCCTCGCGACGAACCACCTTCGGCTTTTCAGGCGCAGGTTTTTCCTGCGGCACGATCTTCGCGGGCTCGGGTTTGGCGGGCGCCGGCTCCAATTTCTGCTCCGGCGGCGCAACCACGTCCGGCTTTTCCTGCGGCGGCGTGGGCGCAATGGTCTCCTCGACCGTCTGCCGTTGCATGGGCTCCGGCGGAGAGGCGTCGGCCTCCTGCATCACGGGGCCCGGCGCCGTATCAACCGGCGTGGACTGCGGTGCCGACGTCACGGGCGTCATGTCGACCATGATCGCCGGCAGGCTGACGCCCTGCTCCGGTTGCGATCTGAGCCAGTTCATCGCCAGTAACGCCGCGGCGACATGCAATGCAACGATCACTGCAGCCGATACGCCCCAGCGCGCGGTATCGCGCTCACCGAGCGGCTCGTGCAGCGCAAACGCGTTAGTGGCAGCCATCAGCTGCGTCCGTCGAGGCCGACCAGGGCGACCTTGAGATAGCCCGCATTGCGCAGGCTGTTCATCACCTCCATCAAGTCGCCATAGGAGACGGACTTGTCGGCGCGCAGATAGATGCGCTCGTCCTTGCGGCCCTTGGTGGCGGCGGTGAGCGCGTTGACAAGACCGTCGCGGGTCATGGTGTCCTCGCCGACGGCAACAGTGAGATCCGGCTTTACCGTCACGAAGGTCGGCTTGTCCGGTCGTGGCGCAGGTTCGGCGGCGGTCGCCGGCAGATCGACGCCGATGTCGACCGTGGCGAGCGGCGCGGCCACCATGAAGATGATCAGCAGCACCAGCATCACGTCGATGAACGGCGTGACGTTGATCTCATGGGTGACGTCGAGGTCGCCAGGATCGCCGCGCGGCCTGAGCGGTGATCCCGAACGTGCGCCAAGCTTCGCGGCCATGACCTACTCCGCCGCCCGCGCCAGGCTGAACGTCCTGTGGTCGCGCTGACGGCTGACCAGCAGCATGAGCTGCGCCGAGGCATCGCCGAGCAGTGCGCGATAATTGGCGATGCCGCGGACGAGGTGATTGTATATTACGACCGCCGGGATCGCGGCGACGAGGCCGAGCGCGGTGGCGAGCAGCGCCTCCGCGATGCCGGGCGCGACCACGGCGAGGCTGGTGGTGTGGCTCTCGGAGATGCCGATGAACGCGTTCATGATGCCCCAGACCGTGCCGAACAGGCCGACGAACGGCGCCGTGGCGCCGATGGTCGCGAGCACGCCGGTGCCGCGCGCGATCTGCCTCGACATCGCCGCCTCGACCCGCTCCAGCCGCAGCGCCACCCGTTCCTGCAGTCCGTCGTCGAGGATGCCGCCGGAGAGCTCGGCCTCCCTGGCGCAGGACTGGATGAGCTGAGCGACCGCGTCACGCGCATCGCCAGCACGATCGGCGGCTTCGGCCAGCCTGATGTTGCCTTCGAGCGCACGCGTGCGCTGCAGGGCAAGTGCGCCCTTGCGGCGCAGCTCGATGGACTTGGCCAGCCATACCGTCCACGTCACCAGCGAGGCGATGGCCAGTCCCACCATCACCGTCTTCACAACGATGTCGGCGCCCTGGAACATGCCCCAGGGCGACAGATTGCGCGGCAACAATGCCTCGTCGATCGCCAAGGCAGGTGCCGGCGCCAACGCCAGCGCAATGGTTAGGATCACATGCCGAAGCCTGCAATTGCTCTGCATCTTGACCTCCCGGCAGACAGAAAGAAGCTATGTGGGCTGCATCGCGATCCGGTCCGCAAGCTGCCGGAACCGCGCCAGCTGATCCGCGCGCAGCGCCCGCGCCTCGTCGCGGCCGACGAACACCTTGAACATGATGCCGCCGTCGGCATTGACGAACGCGACGAAGGCCGACGTCTTGCCCATGAAGGGACGCTCGACGAACGCAATGGCCGCGCAGCGCTCGTGGCGGAGATGGCCGTGCAGCCCCTTCGGCTGCATCAGATTGAAATAGCCGCGGCCGATCTCGCCCGCGGGAATGCTACCTGTGAACTCGAAGATCGCATCGTCCGTATGCACGATCAACGTGACCTCGCCCCATTGTGCGATGTCCTGCATGGCGGCGGCGAAATGCTCGCCACCTCCCACGCGCACCATGGACGACGGCAGTGCCTCGATCACAGCACGCGGGGTGACCTTGCGCACGCGCGCGACGTCCTCGATCACCGCGCCGGCATTGTCGGCCATGTACGCCTTGAGATCGGCAAGATCGGTGCTCAGCATGTCCGGCTCCCTAGCTGGCCGCGATCTAGGCGGCTGCGTTCGTCTTGCGCTCGGTCAGTATGACCTCGAAGCCCTCGAACTTGGGATGGCCGAGATAGAGGCTCTCACCGGTCTTGTTGTCGGCGCGCGCGTGCGCGCGGCGGAATTCCTCCGAGCGCGTCCAGGCTTCGAAGGCGGCCTTATCGACCCAAACCGTGTGCGAGGAATACAACGTATGGTCCTCCAGCACCGGTCCCTTGAGCAAATGGAATTCGACGAAGCCGGCCATGCTGCCGAGATAGGACTCCCGGGTGCGCCAGACGGTCTCGAACGCAGCTTCCGAGCCGAGCTTCACTTGAAAACGATTCATTGCGATGAACATGAAAGTCTCTCCTTCTGATCTGGATGAAAACGCGCCGAAGCCGCGCTGGAGCATCAGCGCGGCCGGCGGAGATTACTGGCGTTGCGGGCCCTCTCGGCTTACGCACCTCCGAAGTGGATCTTCATGCCGGCCTTGTAGACCCTGCCCGGCCCTGGGCTCGTCCACAGCACGTCGTTCTGCGAGGTGCCGTCGGTCGAACTGCCGGGAATGGCGTAAGGCCGGTAGTACTGGTTCAAGAGATTGTCGATCGAGGCCGTGAACACGATGTCCCTGGTCGCGTTGTAGGTCATATAGAGGTTGACCAGATCGTAGCCGGTCGACCGGACATAGTTGGCAGGCACGTCATTGTTGGGACCGAACGAGGCCCACTGCGCCGACAGGATCAGCGTGCGATCGAGCAGGCGGACACCACCGGTCGTGACGACCTTGGTCGGCGTGATGGTCGCCAGCCCGATATTGGTCTGGACGTTCTTGCCCTGGATGTAGTGGCCGGCGACGCCGATGAACCAATCGCCAGCGTCGTACATCGTCTCCGCCTCGAAGCCCTGAATGCGGGCATTAGCGATGTTCTGATACTGATAGAATTGGCTGAACGAGCCGAACGGCGGCACCGGGACGGGCGCCGAGGCGACCAGGTCGATATAGTCGCTGACGTCGTTGCGGAACAGGTTGATCTTGCCGCGGAACGAATCGTTGGCGCTGAAGATGCTGTCATATTTCAGGTTGAAGCCGACTTCCTTGTTCTTGCCGACCTCAGGACGAAGATTCGGATTGGGCAGGAAGCAGAACAGGCCCACCGTGCCATTGGGACAGGGGAAGAAGGCCGGTCCACCACCAGTCGCGTGCGCACCCGAAATCACGGTCTCGGTGATCGACGGCGCACGATAGCCTTCGGCATAGCTAACATACGGCTGAAAGCCAGGGACCGGCGTGACGCCGAGGGTGATCTTCGGCGAGAAGCGATCGCCGCCAGCGCTGGTCCTGCCGGAATCGAGGTCATAGCGGTCATAGCGGATCGCGCTCACTGCCTCGAACCAGGTGCTGTAATTCTGCTTGAGCTGAACGAAACCGCCCGACACGGTACGAATGCCGCTCGGCGTCGTGATGTTGGAATTGCCGCGGCTGTCGGTGGTAATCACGTCGTCCTGGAACGCGTCGACGCCCCAGGTGACGGCATTGCGCCAGTCGCCGACATTGAAGCGCGTGGTGTTGTTGACGTCGATGCCGTAGGTATTGAGAACATAGCCGCGCCTATCGCCGACGCAGCCGGAGATGTTGTTGCCGAAATTGCCCGCTCCACAAAGGGCCCCGCCTGCGGTCGAATAGTGATAGGTCTTGGTCTGGTCGCTATCGACGCGGTTGCCGTAGACCGACATCTGCCAGTCGAACAGATTGTCGCTCGGCAGCGAATATTTCCAGGTGACGGTGCCGGTGTAGTTCTTGACGTCGGACGCATAGACCGACGAGCCCTGATAGAGCGCGCGCTG comes from Bradyrhizobium sp. CCGE-LA001 and encodes:
- a CDS encoding C-terminal binding protein, with the translated sequence MPKYRVVTPKGASFTVAGSDYSFEQEALDPIDAEIVEAPADEAGFIAAAKNADAIYAKGIPITKTIIDALESCKVITLGSVGVDSVDVKAATARGIPVTNIPDTFIEEVADHAMMLLLAGFRRLVEQDRMVRDGRWAEGRPALLKIPRLMGQTLGFVSFGRVARAVAKRAAPFGLRMMAYDPFIQETLMYDHGVVPATLNEVLSQSDFVSMHAPARPEVHHMLTEKHFRQMKKGSIFINTGRGATVDEESLIKALQEGWIAHAALDVLEKEPPSHNNPLLGMENVTLTAHVASASARFDEARKRRVGYELSLVLQGMWPVSCVNPSVLQNTALRRWQPVSMDRGPNS
- a CDS encoding ABC transporter substrate-binding protein gives rise to the protein MRNDITRRDALALGLSAATLAATGAAAQTSNIKAADVPAPKREIEKGASLRMLRPVRFVQADEDVFRANAAKFTKDTGVEVKVDFVGWEDINQQTAVTSNSGAGPDIIIGFSDAPHIYIDKLIELTDVADYLGKKYGGWQTLAKTYGKKAKSDTWIGLPFGATAGPLIYRKSILKSVGFDKAPEDPAGFLDLCKKLQQAGKPAGFALGNAVGDGNGFADWMMWAHNAALLDEEGNVTINSKETIAALNFVKQLYPTFIAGTPSWNDVSNNRAYSSQEIALTANGVSLYFSLKNDPATAAIAEDSEHQLLPKFFAPAPPMSGLTLNAMVFKHSPYPNAAKAFLQFMLEKDQYEPWLNANSGYWSQPLAAYADAAVWSGDPKVAIFKNTMNNGYYAGYKGPISTATGAVRADYVTVQMFASVATGAATPEAAAAEAEQRCKRYFRRQR
- a CDS encoding methyl-accepting chemotaxis protein gives rise to the protein MKLSNLKIVPKLGILVGVTLFGLCISGVLAGYLMKQEMVNARIDQAKAIVEMGRNYALTLKKRVDAGEMTKDAAMAELRRYGNAMTYDKGSGYLFGTSYDGITQLAPDPKQVGINRMDVETNGRKLNRELMAGVKANGDTMLYYEYVKPGENTLIRKIGYAMAVPGLDMFIGTGAYLDDIDAKMGPVYWMLGLAMLGIMIVAGSVAWLLGRSISRPLALLGARMKDLADGKLEGDIPGVGRGDEVGAMAATVQTFKDNAVRIRDLEKTEADAKDRAAAERRSAMEGIASDFERSVNGIVRSVSSAAAGMQSTAQSMTATASDASSRAATVGAASQKASGNVGTVAAAAEELSSSVAEISRQVTRSTEVASRAVSDAERTNATVQVLSTGAEKIGEVVKLIHSIAAQTNLLALNATIEAARAGESGRGFAVVASEVKALANQTAKATEEISAQVAAMQTSTSDAVTAISGITQTIAEMSEITAGISASIEQQGEATREIARNIQSVAAGSSEINAHIGSVTSAAEATGSAATDVLTNARELDNQSGALRSAVDSFLAKVRAA
- a CDS encoding esterase-like activity of phytase family protein: MRATFLSTVATIILTASSALAQSEGEFPAKLAGHVVMPAESFIDAPADAPADLKTSGKYTTGKRVDAPGTVMGKSYERATGVSLPFKGQPLQGHSGIKTMPDGTFWVITDNGMGARANSPDSMLYLNRYKMDWAGGKIERLETIFLHDPDKRVPFRIVHEDTQKRYLTGSDFDTEGFQIVGDTIWISDEFGPYILKADKTGKILGVFDTVADGKPMRSPDNWAVGTPAAPGATYTNVNLRRSKGYEGFAASKDGKFLYGLLEGPLWDADKKDWEKVDGKEAARILEFDVAAEKFTGRYWQYVFEQNGNAIGDFNMIDQASGLIIERDNGEGTADKACPQGTRGDNCFPDLAKFKRIYKIELTDANVGKPVRKIGYIDLMKIRDPDKKARKPLNDGVYTFPFFTIENVDRVDDTHIIVGNDNNLPFSSSRDPNKADDDEFILLEVADFLKAK
- a CDS encoding carbohydrate ABC transporter permease, with protein sequence MTETVAQPTADAKAAPDTMAWDSGLRRLMMIYLPLGCFVLILLFPFYWMAITSFKPNAELMNYKDHNPFWISSPTLAHIKHLLFNTAYPHWLKTTMLVAIGSTTLSLIASTLAAYAIERLRFRGSPYVGLGIYLAYLVPPSILFIPLATVVVQFGLFDSPIALILVYPTFLVPFCTWLLIGYFKSIPYELEECALVDGATRLQILRRITLPLAVPGLISAGIFSFTLSWNEFIYALAFIQSGANKTVPVAILTELVTGDVYQWGALMAGSLLGSLPVAIFYSLFVDYYVSSLTGAVKE
- a CDS encoding carbohydrate ABC transporter permease, producing MSVTTLSSHALAARQPNWLVRLFDYKPFLIVMCLAPALGLLAVFLTYPLGLGIWLAFTDTTIGRRGIYIGLENFQYLLTDPLWWNAVFYSVFYTGIATFGKFALGFWLALLLNNHFPFKSLLRAIVLLPWIVPTVLSALAFWWIYDPQFSIISYLLVDVLHWKSSNIDFLGSPWPARFSLIAANIWRGIPFVAISLLAGLQTISPSLYEAAMLDGASAWQRFRYITFPMMMPILAIVMTFSIIFTFTDFQLVYAITRGGPVNSTHLLATLAFQRGIAGGELGEGAAIAVSMIPFLVFATLFSYFGLARRKWQQGEAND